A segment of the Bacillus licheniformis DSM 13 = ATCC 14580 genome:
CATTAAAATTTAATTCTAGCAACCCATTTGCAAATTGCCGTTCTTTTTACTATAATCGAAAACTGTATGTTTAAATGGAAAGGAGCAAGTTCTATGATAACGGATGAAGAACTGCAAAAAGACAGCTCCGGCTTGCAGAAGGAATTGAACGACCTGCAATTTCAACTGTTTCGGATGCGTGAAAATATGAAGGATATCTCCAAAGATTCGCGAGTGCTCGGTATTGATCAATCGAAAGACGATGAATGGATGATTGTCCATTCGATTGATGATGGCCGGACATGCAAGATCATGTTAAGCGATTGCCAGTCGCCGTACCGCGGGAGGTGTGATTTTTCTCTCGTCGCTTCCTACACAGAAGAAAAACGCGCGATCCATATCGGGGATATTAAAGGACCGGCAGGCTTTGGATATGGTTCAATCTGTATGAAGTATTTAAAGGAAAAAGCCCGCGAGCATAACATCCCCGTCATCACCGGGGACATTGCTAAAAGGGATTGGGACCATGTGGACCGGCTGATCCATTTTTACGAAAAGCATCATTTTGAAGTAACGATCGATCCTGATTCAAAATCCGGCGAAATTCAGTGGCAGGATCTTTAAGG
Coding sequences within it:
- a CDS encoding GNAT family N-acetyltransferase; its protein translation is MITDEELQKDSSGLQKELNDLQFQLFRMRENMKDISKDSRVLGIDQSKDDEWMIVHSIDDGRTCKIMLSDCQSPYRGRCDFSLVASYTEEKRAIHIGDIKGPAGFGYGSICMKYLKEKAREHNIPVITGDIAKRDWDHVDRLIHFYEKHHFEVTIDPDSKSGEIQWQDL